One part of the [Pantoea] beijingensis genome encodes these proteins:
- the surE gene encoding 5'/3'-nucleotidase SurE gives MKMTFIAAALISIFCSTVSAAPLKILIVNDDGCESPGSVSLQEKLTQKGFDVWLVAPTTNQSGIGSAITFKTDKVFDVKLAASKRYCFPGTPADAVDFGLQGLLKNNAPDLVISGVNDGPNTGMAQVNSGTVSAAARAIRYGFPAIAASIGYIYTEDEMKNKWPTTHKYWPDAIDYIVDVVETLNHKHISGSPLLPKGTGLSINYPPREKSKIKGVHYVENDMFPTPQVGYDILPDGRAKQTLNPLSLNSLKDDTDSGWLNKGYITYTIFNGAWNAPQFQSQYEELLKK, from the coding sequence ATGAAAATGACATTTATTGCCGCTGCGCTGATCTCTATTTTCTGTTCTACGGTGTCCGCAGCCCCGCTAAAAATTTTGATTGTAAACGACGATGGCTGCGAATCTCCGGGCAGTGTTTCGCTACAGGAAAAGCTCACGCAAAAAGGTTTTGATGTATGGCTGGTTGCTCCGACAACCAATCAGAGTGGGATCGGTTCTGCAATCACCTTCAAAACAGATAAAGTCTTCGATGTTAAGTTAGCTGCCAGTAAACGCTACTGCTTCCCCGGAACACCCGCTGATGCTGTCGATTTTGGTTTGCAGGGCCTTCTGAAAAACAATGCCCCTGATCTGGTTATTTCAGGCGTCAACGATGGCCCAAATACGGGGATGGCTCAGGTTAATTCCGGTACAGTAAGCGCCGCAGCAAGGGCTATACGCTACGGTTTCCCGGCAATAGCAGCCAGCATAGGATATATCTATACCGAAGATGAGATGAAGAATAAATGGCCCACCACTCATAAATACTGGCCTGATGCGATTGATTATATCGTAGACGTTGTTGAAACGCTTAATCATAAACATATTTCTGGCTCACCTTTACTGCCTAAAGGCACGGGATTAAGCATCAACTATCCACCGCGGGAAAAATCAAAAATTAAAGGCGTTCACTATGTGGAAAACGATATGTTTCCAACACCGCAGGTTGGCTATGATATTTTACCTGATGGACGCGCTAAACAAACCCTTAATCCACTATCATTAAATAGCCTAAAGGATGATACCGATTCTGGCTGGCTTAACAAAGGCTATATCACTTACACCATTTTTAATGGCGCATGGAATGCACCACAATTTCAGTCACAATATGAAGAACTGCTGAAAAAATAA
- the bglF gene encoding PTS beta-glucoside transporter subunit IIABC: MKYEDLARDILHCVGGRENISSLVHCATRLRFKLKDDNKADAETLKKNADIIMVVESGGQFQVVVGNHVHDVWQAVCQVAGITEDTPATKGKQEKKTGLLAAFIDIVSGIFTPFLGVLAACGILKGFLALSVALGWSSGMGGTWRILFTASDTLFYFLPIVLGYTAGKKFGGNPFITMVIGGALVHPMMVEAFNEAGEVAKLSFFGIPVVLINYTSSVIPVICAAWFSCWLERLCNNLFPSAVKNFLTPLACLVITVPLTFLAIGPLASGLGELLASGFQAVYKFAPWLAGGILGGIWQVCVIFGLHWGLIPLMMNNMAVFGHDPMLAILLPAVFGQVGAALGVFLKTRDQRLKALSGSASIAGVFGITEPVVYGVTLPYRRPFIFGCIGGAIGGAIVGFSLSQVYSFGLASIFTVAQIIPPAGIDFTVWGAIIGVVIAFIFSCVMTFLAGLPAAKTLTAASAASVTADVDGNTVLAPLSGASLALDNVPDATFASGLMGAGAAIIPSEGRVVAPFHGEVASLFATRHAIGLLSDTGIEILIHVGIDTVKLNGEYFTAHIKEGDKIAPGDLLITFDRDAILAKGFDLCTPVIMSNSDDFQGLEQKNETAYVNAGDPFLYVIR, translated from the coding sequence ATAAAATATGAGGATCTGGCACGCGATATTCTCCACTGCGTTGGCGGCCGGGAGAACATCAGTAGCCTGGTACATTGTGCCACCCGACTTCGCTTCAAACTTAAAGATGATAATAAAGCAGATGCGGAAACGCTGAAAAAAAATGCGGATATCATTATGGTTGTAGAAAGCGGCGGCCAGTTTCAGGTCGTCGTAGGCAACCATGTTCATGATGTCTGGCAGGCGGTATGCCAGGTTGCTGGCATTACAGAAGATACGCCAGCGACCAAAGGAAAGCAGGAAAAAAAGACAGGCCTGCTGGCGGCTTTTATCGACATCGTGTCCGGGATTTTTACCCCGTTCCTCGGTGTACTGGCCGCGTGCGGTATCCTAAAAGGTTTTCTGGCGCTGAGCGTCGCTTTGGGGTGGTCAAGTGGTATGGGGGGTACATGGCGAATTTTGTTTACAGCCAGCGATACACTTTTCTACTTCTTGCCTATTGTGCTGGGCTACACAGCCGGGAAAAAATTTGGCGGCAATCCATTCATTACCATGGTTATCGGTGGCGCCCTGGTACACCCGATGATGGTAGAGGCGTTCAACGAGGCTGGGGAGGTGGCCAAATTGAGCTTCTTCGGCATTCCGGTTGTACTGATTAACTATACCTCGTCGGTTATCCCCGTTATCTGCGCGGCATGGTTCTCATGCTGGCTTGAACGCCTGTGTAATAACCTCTTCCCCTCGGCGGTAAAAAACTTTCTGACGCCGTTAGCCTGTCTGGTCATTACGGTCCCACTGACCTTCCTGGCTATTGGACCTTTAGCCTCAGGACTAGGGGAACTATTGGCGTCAGGATTCCAGGCAGTATACAAATTTGCGCCGTGGCTGGCAGGTGGGATTTTGGGTGGTATCTGGCAGGTGTGCGTTATTTTTGGCCTGCACTGGGGGCTCATTCCCCTGATGATGAACAATATGGCGGTGTTCGGTCATGACCCAATGCTGGCAATTCTTTTACCTGCCGTGTTTGGTCAGGTTGGTGCAGCACTGGGCGTATTCCTGAAAACGCGAGATCAGCGTCTGAAAGCGTTATCCGGGTCGGCCAGCATCGCTGGCGTGTTTGGCATTACCGAACCTGTCGTTTACGGCGTGACATTACCTTATCGTCGACCATTTATTTTTGGCTGTATCGGCGGAGCTATTGGTGGAGCGATTGTAGGTTTTAGCCTGAGCCAGGTCTACTCATTCGGACTGGCGAGTATCTTTACCGTGGCGCAAATTATTCCACCGGCAGGAATCGATTTCACCGTGTGGGGAGCAATAATAGGCGTGGTCATTGCGTTTATCTTCAGCTGCGTAATGACATTTTTAGCGGGATTGCCCGCCGCAAAAACTCTGACTGCAGCTAGCGCCGCCAGCGTCACTGCTGACGTTGATGGAAACACAGTATTGGCACCGCTTAGTGGCGCAAGTCTCGCACTTGATAACGTGCCGGACGCCACATTCGCCAGCGGATTAATGGGCGCGGGGGCGGCAATTATTCCCTCGGAAGGAAGAGTGGTTGCGCCATTCCATGGAGAGGTTGCCAGCCTTTTTGCTACCCGCCACGCCATTGGTTTACTCAGTGATACAGGGATCGAAATTCTGATCCACGTCGGTATTGATACCGTCAAACTTAACGGTGAGTACTTCACCGCGCATATTAAAGAAGGCGACAAGATAGCACCTGGCGACCTGCTGATTACGTTCGATCGCGACGCTATCCTGGCAAAAGGTTTTGATCTGTGCACCCCCGTCATTATGAGTAATAGCGATGATTTCCAGGGGCTAGAGCAAAAGAATGAAACCGCTTATGTCAATGCAGGCGATCCTTTTCTCTATGTAATACGCTGA
- a CDS encoding histidine phosphatase family protein translates to MKRWLLSVLMVFIAINSPQLMAQTKDKSARDDVITIYFARHGKTLLNTFDRVQGWADSPLTDEGKQVARYLGEGLKEINFDRFYSSDAGRQRETMAVILQQAGVSDYHLTELTGLREAFFGSFEGGYNKDMANSSAHELGLADSKALFKAMKAGSLPVSKSQDSLAKSDPQHLAENYKQVKTRTQAALATIIENAKNDGDKNILVISSGTAIQIMISDLTNNPAKNLPLSNAAVVKIIYRDGKYSIPEIGTMKYVEAGKQALENN, encoded by the coding sequence ATGAAGAGATGGCTACTTAGTGTTTTGATGGTTTTTATTGCTATTAACAGCCCTCAATTAATGGCACAAACTAAAGATAAAAGCGCCCGTGATGACGTTATAACCATCTATTTCGCTCGGCATGGGAAAACGTTACTTAATACATTTGATCGTGTGCAGGGGTGGGCTGATTCCCCACTTACTGATGAAGGAAAACAGGTCGCGCGCTATTTGGGAGAAGGACTAAAAGAGATCAACTTCGACCGTTTTTATTCCAGTGATGCTGGCCGGCAACGTGAAACGATGGCAGTTATTCTTCAGCAAGCTGGAGTCTCTGATTATCATTTAACAGAATTGACGGGGCTGCGTGAAGCTTTTTTTGGCAGTTTTGAAGGTGGGTATAATAAAGATATGGCCAATTCTAGCGCCCATGAATTAGGACTGGCGGACAGTAAGGCCTTATTTAAGGCGATGAAAGCAGGCTCGCTTCCAGTGAGCAAAAGCCAGGATTCTTTGGCCAAATCTGACCCTCAACATCTTGCAGAAAACTATAAGCAGGTAAAAACACGCACTCAGGCTGCGTTAGCGACGATTATTGAAAATGCTAAAAATGACGGCGATAAAAATATACTGGTTATTTCATCCGGAACCGCCATACAGATAATGATTTCCGACCTGACGAACAATCCAGCTAAAAACCTTCCACTCTCTAATGCTGCGGTTGTTAAAATCATTTACCGAGACGGTAAGTACAGCATACCTGAAATTGGTACTATGAAGTATGTTGAGGCCGGTAAACAGGC